The DNA window accccaatgttcatcgcagcactgtttataatagccaagacatggaagcaacctagatgcccatcagcagacgaatggatgaggaagctgtggtacatatacaccatggaatattactcagccattaaaaagaattcatttgaatcagttctaatgagatggatgaaactggagcccattatacagagcgaagtaagccagaaagataaagaccattacagtatactaacacatatatatggaatttagaaagatggtaataataaccctacatgcaaaacagaaaaagagactcagatgtatagaacagacttgtggactctgggagaaggcgagggtgggatgtttcaagagaacagcatcgaaacatgtatattatctagggtgaaacagatcaccagcccaggttgggtgcatgagacaagtgctcgggcctggtgcactgggaagacccagagggatggggtggagagggaggtgggaggggggaccgggatggggaatacatgtaaatccatggctaattcatttcaatgtatgacaaaaaccactgcaatgatgtaaagtaattagcctccaactaataaaaataaatggaaaaaaaaaataaaacatcgtgcaatcaaaatcaaataaattattttttaaaataaataaaaataaaatattacagataAAATCAAGATCTCCTTTGTTCCTTTCCCCAGACccattctccttccttctttagaAGCAGCTATGATCATGAATCTTTGGAGAACCTTCCagcatgtttttatatttatatatgcatctATAAACAATATGTAATATTGTCATATGTACTTTTAAGATAAATGTCAGTGTACTCTACACATCTTCTGTGAtgcttttttcactcaacattgtTTTTGAGATCCATTTACATTGTACTAATAGATTTTGTTCAAGTTCCCTTAGCATATTGATTATTCTGTGATTGCAATTTACATAAAAACAGACAATATTCCAAAAAAAGACTTTGAGTCACTCCCTGTGTGACAGAAAGGGaaactcttgcctgaagaactttcTGCCATCTGTGATTTGAAGAGTGGGGTGGAGTGTCTTTGCAGTGTGAGTGCAAGCGCTGAAGTAAAAAGCATCTGGTCAAAGCTAGGATAATATGTGCTGACTGGGTGAGGGGAAGAGGAGTGGTTTAAAATACAATTATGCTTGGAGCATATGCTCTTTAGGATACCATTCCTCTCTCCCAGCAAGATCCTGTCACACTGGTGCTGAAGGCTGTATTCTTCTGCTATGGAAGACACAGAACTAGGGTAGACAAACATCTCCATGGCATCTGTCTGATACACAGATAAAGACTTGAGTCTCAACATTCCCTCTATAGCTGGTGAACATTTGTTGAACACCAACAGTGACATAGGCACGGGAAATGCAGCTGCTTGCAATATCATTTCATTATAAGCAGGAGCCTTGCTGAGTTCTTCTGTCTGTCTTTTATTAAAGGTCCACACACGTTCCTGTTGGGGAGGATCAAGTCCAGCACATGGAGCTAGTTCAGGATCTAGCACAGAGTTTTAACAAGAAGTATGGGGAGTTCTTCCCAGTACCCAAGTCCATTCTGAGTAAGTAACAAATATGAGATTGTCAAATCAGGTTGCATTTTGAAGAGAGAGGATTGGATGATGCAGTAAGAGATTTGGAACTTTCTTGGGATTATATTTGGCTTTGTCATGAACAGGCGTCAAGATTTGTAATGAGAATCCCATCTTTTTCTGTAATTTAGGACTAGTAGGCCTCATTGGATTATTGAATAAAATAACCAAGgaagtttgaaaaatataagaGAGACtggaaattagaaataataattttcattataaaatagaatatatatatacacacacacacacgggtgtgtgtgtgtgtgtgtgtgtgtgtgtgtgtgtgtactcagtcgtgtctgattcttttgtaaccccatggattatagcccaccaggctcttctgtccatgggattttccaggcaagaatactgcagtgggttaccatttccttctccaggggatcttcccaacccagggattgaacctgtgtctcttgtatctcctgcattggtgggtggattctttaccactggcaccacttgggaagccatatatatatatacacacacacacacatacatatatatgtatttctaaacACATCTTTTTTGGTAGAGCAGGTATCTTTCCCTAGcttgtggatgaggaaactgaagtttggCAAGGCTGGCTTTGTGCCCAAGTCATATTTCTAGCTGGTTGCAAACCTGGACCCTACACCAAGCTCTTCTTGTTCCAAAGCCAGCTGACCTTGCCTTCTCTGTTCACAGTAGAACAAAAGTACTAAGAGTGAGACCACTGGATCATAATCTAGATAAACCAAGAGGGCACTGATAATCCTCATACTTTGTCTTCTTATGCACAACGTGCAACTAAGATGGAGTACACAGTTCTACCTACTGAGTCCAAAACCTCACCTGTGGCTTGCAAAGCTACATTAGTTTGGAATCTTATCGAGGAAAGAAACTGTAAATCTCTATCAATATTTTGGTAGCAATGTTAACTTATGGCAGGATCAGAGATCAGTGAACCTAAACTCTGCCCATCTTTATTAAGCTGACAGCATTTTAAAGAGTATAACATGTGCCTAGTATCAATTTAGAAGCAGAAGATGGATATAAATTCCTAAGTTATTCCAGCAGTTCATACAAATATATTTAGGGCACCCCATGCATTGAAATCAAACTTCTTTTAGCAATAAGGACTATTCTCTTGCTTTGGACAATTTTATTTTACCTATATAAACTTTATATGTTTCTGTAATAGCCATAAATTAGGCAATTATTAATAATACTGGTTTTATAAAGCACAGCATAACATTTTTATTCTATCAGAGCAATAAAGTCACTTTTCTCACTctcatgcatgtgtgcgtgcatgtgtgtgtgtgtgtgttggtaatTTTAGGTAATAATTACCTAATTAAtggtaaaaaatggaaagaagccaTAGGTTGTGAAAACTGGCATGGAGGTAGGAAGGGCAGTAGTCGTAGGCAGGGAGTGATTAGCCTATAGAGAAgagcaaagaggaaagaaacagagaatacTTTTTAAACTATGCATGGCACCACAGTATAGTTGATACAAATTCCCttgtataaaattatatgtttttatGTGCATATATGCATTAAAAGCTACATGAAAATATgaccaaaatattaacattttattacatATAGTACACATTTACTTTCATGCTTGCTCAAATTGCTTGAATTTTTTACAGTGaatgtttgttatttatttaaccagataaaaataatgaagttattTGATGTTCTCACTGCTTTCTAAGATCTAGACACTAACATTCCTATTggtgttttgttattttgtttacatctccccccacccccccacccccaccccgggacGTGTGTTGGTGTTTCTACCTAGCATCAATGAAGAAGGTAAAGTCCCTGCGTGATCCCTCTGCCAAAATGTCAAAGTCAGACCCCGATAAACTGGCCACTGTCAGAATAACCGACAGCCCGGAGGAGATAGTGCAGAAGTTCCGCAAGGCTATGACGGACTTCACGTCGGAGGTGACTTACGAGCCCGCCAGCCGAGGGGGCGTGTCCAACCTGGTGGCCATTCACGCAGCGGTGACCGGGCTCCCCGTGGAGGAGGTGGTCCGCCGCAGTGCTGGGATGGACACTGCTCGTTACAAGCTGGTGGTGGCAGATGCTGTGATTGAGAAATTTGCTCCAATTAGGAGTGAGATTGAAAAACTGAAGATGAACAAGGACCACTTAGAGAAAGTTTTGCAAGTTGGGTCGGCAAAAGCCAAAGAATTAGCATATCCCGTCTGTCAGGAGGTGATGAAATTGGTGGGCTTTCTATAAGAAGTTTCAGTGAGTCCCCAAAAGACTTTTCTATCTTGTGGTCTGTGCACTCCGATAAAAGCAGCTTTTCTCACAAGCAAACAATTAGAGTTTAGGGACACATAATTTGGTACATCTGATCATTGGTTTCATTTGATGAATAAAGAATTGTAGGTTTCAAATAAAGCAGTGTTCCGAATCCCAAATtctctagcaaaaaaaaaaaaaaagcccagaaggCATAACTATATTCAGATAACTATCTGAATCCTCAATTATTTGATGCATGCTCATTGCCTTAATTTATTCACACAAATGTGATTGAGGTAAGTAGTAGTTAATTTGGCCAATGGGTGTTtcattttttgtctctctctggaGTCCTTACCATCACAGGTGCTCCCTTTATATATCccaacctttttaaaaagtaatgtgtAGAAGTCTTAGACTTATAATCCTTGGAATGCCATTTGGACCAATTTGTGTTCAGATCTCATATCAAAGCTCATAAAAATAAGTCATTTGTCACTGAGATGATCCCTGCTTTATTGTATTTAATCTGCTTGTTTCCCAACAGACCACACTGATTTTTCTAGACAGtattattatcatattttttattcAGAGATACATGATATAACCTTCTGAGAAGGTTGAATTATTTCAACTTGATCTATTTATTGTACTAAAGCCCAGGTCCATGGATTATGTTCTTAATATGTATTGCCTCGCATTTGTCCCTCAGTTTAATGTCATCAGCCCATCATGAATCTACAGGAGAGGAACTGccattttttatttgaagaacatgaggctcagagagtacTATTAGCTTGTACAGTATCtctccatgaaaaagaaaagatcaaaacCTTTACTCCTTATTCCGAAGTAGTGCTTTTTACATCAGCACATAGAGAGGCAGCATGTTTGAGACCCCAAGCATTCTTATTTTGAAGATGAGTACTAGAAATATaggactccccaggtggctcagtggtaaagaaccctcttgcctaggaaatcccatggacaaaggaacatAGTGGGCTACAGTCGTTGTGGtcaaaaaagagctggacacaacttagcaaataaacaacaacaactggaaATATAAGACCTGAACTACTGATACTGTTTATATCAGCAAATCAATTAATAGCTGCTAGATGTAAATCTGGATTCAGCCAAACTTGATCACATTTGCTACTCAGAATCCCCAAGGCAGGTCCCAAGTTTTGTCTCCTTATGTTTACCCCAGAAACACTTCAAAGTATATTCTGCCTGACTACAAGAGTGGTTGGCCTGAGAatgccctggcagtccagtggttgactccgAGATTTCACTGCAGGGGTCACGatttctatccctggttggggaactaagatcccacgtgctatgtGGCACAACGAAAAAAAAAGTAGTTGGCCCGATGAGTTGGATTTCCTCATTGAGTGGAAGCTTCTCATCTCACATCTGTTTCAGTCTAAGTAGTAGCAAGTCTGTCTAAAACCTAGCTTCTCTGCACTTCCCTTTCCCACAtctgaaaatggaaatgataattgTGATTCACCACACCAGGGCCTGATTGATTTTGTAACAGAAAGTTGCTTATAAGTTTTTTGTCAGTGAGTACCATGTTCACCATTTACACATGAGAGATGAGCATGCTGGGCAAAGAATTTTTACTCGCAtttcttaaagagaaggaaatagagtGGTCCTTTTATCAGAGTAGATGTTAATACACCTAACACTGCCTCCCAGAATCCGAATTAAAAGatcctttttgcattttttcttgaAAAGGGGTGTCTAGAGTCTTAGAGCCTCCTGGCATATTTATccaaggctcttttttttttttgcctttaaaagaAATCCTAGTATGAATCCTGAAAAATGACTAAATTAAAGGTGGATCTGTCAAActgtctgtgtttttttttt is part of the Odocoileus virginianus isolate 20LAN1187 ecotype Illinois chromosome 5, Ovbor_1.2, whole genome shotgun sequence genome and encodes:
- the WARS2 gene encoding tryptophan--tRNA ligase, mitochondrial, which gives rise to MALHSMRKARECWNFIRALHQGPDATPVPQKDAVKRIFSGIQPTGIPHLGNYLGAIESWVRLQDEHDSVMYSIVDLHSITVPQDPAILRQSILDMTAALLACGINPEKSILFQQSQVSEHTQLSWILTCMVRLPRLQHLHQWKAKTAKEKQNGTVGLLTYPVLQAADILLYKSTHVPVGEDQVQHMELVQDLAQSFNKKYGEFFPVPKSILTSMKKVKSLRDPSAKMSKSDPDKLATVRITDSPEEIVQKFRKAMTDFTSEVTYEPASRGGVSNLVAIHAAVTGLPVEEVVRRSAGMDTARYKLVVADAVIEKFAPIRSEIEKLKMNKDHLEKVLQVGSAKAKELAYPVCQEVMKLVGFL